The region CGACGCCCTCCCGAAGGAGGAGCTCCTCACCCGGGACATGAAGCGCTACAACCTCTTTGGGCGGAGCATCATGGTCTCGCAGGTGATGGCGTCGTCGTTTGAGTTCGCAGAAACCCATGCCGACGAGATCCGCGCCGAACTCGAACACCTGCGGGCGACAATGGGGGTCGACTGCTTCTTTGCTCTCTTCACGAACGTCTTTGCGAACGCAAGCGACCTCTTTGCCGCAGGGGACGAGGCCTGCATCACCAAACTGGACCTGCGGGACCAGCCCGTCCGGCTCGAGGGGGTCATGTCCCGGAAGAAAGATTTTATCCCGAAGTTCGGGCAGATGTTCCGGCAGCTCTAGCCGCCGGGACATCGTTGAGGGTTTTTGGTGCACCGCCTGTTGCGGTCTTCTGCGTGGAGCGACGGTGTGGGGATGGCGACGGGGCCTTACGCGAAGGCGCGAAAGGGCAATCCTTGATGTTTGGAATATAACCGCCACGGAGTAGTCGAGTTCCGTTTCTCATGATACGATCCCGAGGCTATGCTACAGGGTGTATGGGTGAAAACGATCTTTCTCCGCGTCATCCCTGACAGTGGACCGTGGTGGGTATCGCCACGCACTGCCCCCGCCCCCGGGGGCGGGGAATCGACGCTCCGGTAGGAGCGGAGTTTGAGCACCGGAGGTGCGAGTCGTCGACCGGCCGAAGGGCGGGAGCGTGAGAAACCCGAAGGGTTTCGAGTGAGGAGGCCGGAAGCCGGGAGGGGTGGGGTTACGAGTATCGCTGCCTGGTGAGACAGGGGAGGGGGACCGAGCCCCCCCCTCCCCGTCGGCCCCTCCCCCAGGCGCGATACCCACCACGGTCCAGTTTATCGGGCTTTTCTTCGCGCCTTCACGTAAAAAACTCACTCGTTCTCCTTCCGGAGCACATCGGCAGCGTAGCGGGCGAGCCCGTAGACGCCGTCGGTTGAGGGGTGGACCTCGACGATATCGTCGAAGTCGCCGACGGTGATGCCCCGCTTCATCAGGTAGCCGAGGTAGGAGAGGAGAGTCGACGCGCCCGGGACCCCGGCGGCGGCTCCGACGAGCCTCCCGGTCTCGGGATCGACCCGGACCTGCGCAAGCCCCGCCCAGCCTCCCGCCACGTCCCAGAACGAGCCGGGGCCGGCGGGAGCCGGGGCCGAGAGGGTGACGCACTCTCCGTCCGCTCCGGCCGTGGCGAAAGCGTAGTCGTAGCGGAGGCTCATCGCCTGCGGGATGCCCGTATAGTCCATGACGGTATGGCGCCCGAGGATGTTCTCGGCCGCCACCACGCCTTCCCGGCGGGCCGCGGGCGTGAGGTAGGGCGGGCCGATGACGTCGCCGGCGGCGTAGACACCCTCCACACTCGTGCGCATCTGCCGGTCGACGACGACCGCGCCGTCCGGCCTCTTGCGGAGTCCCTCAAGCGATTCGGACCTGGGGACGAGCCCGGTGGCGAGGAGGACGGCGTCGGCCTCGATCTCTTCGCCGCCGGCGAGCATGACCGAGCGGACCCGGCCGCCGCCCTCGATGCTTGCAACAGGCGTCTCTTCACGGACCCCGACGCCCGCAAGGTCGCGCATCGCGGCGGAGCGCACCTTCGGATCGAGGTCGCCGAGCAGCCCGTGCCTGGCGACGATCTCGACGTCGGACCCGAAGGCCCGGAATATGTGAGCGAACTCCGCCGCCACCACCCCGCCGCCGATGACGACCATGCGCTGCGGGAGGTCGTCCATTGCGTGGAGCGTCTGATAGGTGTAGACGCCGGCGAGATCGGTCCCGGGGATATCTGGGATTGCCGCCCGCGACCCGGTGGCCGCGAGGACCGCGTCGGCTCCGACCTCCTCGTCGTCGATAAAGACCCGGTCCCCTTCCAGACGGCCTTCGGCGCCGTAGACGACCTCGACCCCGGCCCGGCGGGTC is a window of Methanoculleus sp. 7T DNA encoding:
- a CDS encoding dihydrolipoyl dehydrogenase family protein, giving the protein MIIVIGGGPAGRIGAMRLAQAGAEVRLVEKRKIGGQCLHDRCMTVCALNDVARLVEYARTMKDLGVLDSVPAVSYPAVKRRMREIQEKLSTVLDTETRRAGVEVVYGAEGRLEGDRVFIDDEEVGADAVLAATGSRAAIPDIPGTDLAGVYTYQTLHAMDDLPQRMVVIGGGVVAAEFAHIFRAFGSDVEIVARHGLLGDLDPKVRSAAMRDLAGVGVREETPVASIEGGGRVRSVMLAGGEEIEADAVLLATGLVPRSESLEGLRKRPDGAVVVDRQMRTSVEGVYAAGDVIGPPYLTPAARREGVVAAENILGRHTVMDYTGIPQAMSLRYDYAFATAGADGECVTLSAPAPAGPGSFWDVAGGWAGLAQVRVDPETGRLVGAAAGVPGASTLLSYLGYLMKRGITVGDFDDIVEVHPSTDGVYGLARYAADVLRKENE